Proteins from one Podospora pseudoanserina strain CBS 124.78 chromosome 1, whole genome shotgun sequence genomic window:
- the SEN1 gene encoding DEAD-box type RNA helicase (BUSCO:EOG092608AE; COG:A; EggNog:ENOG503NUIU): protein MEGNLEQTIIEWHNDFEDFPPDAHLCCPKLNDDDLTDYENLDFPDEPDESGGGAVSVEEKKKRNEDYKHRLQISYNLSLLMGLPPERSSTWLPNWKERVETYLTRCDSCIRRWHRAREPFLQRLPECLRPEHIRVMETHLDDFDRGRIDRGLKEARDILERNGPMTTTKLVQHSISAVLALFEALCSWKYLAFKDRIQDFDYVFENTQRKKPAKLPGGLLPSMTSFLFSESKYKRDFAEAAWDRREPESLKQDEWDWAVSPWLTESILWVSMSRGGNTPDKIPRFWRGFSKILRLLGEKQIVNWLRAMEVSPNIYFLALEHLMTDSDEALLSVLQGLQGLMEKAPKAFWAAFAQLSPSTLVEQIFMSPGFRPLLNNSLLPERMESGGDSGDRVPALAGWLMAFIRSLPQIQRSDACDTVLQHLLSTFRQDPSCDRSAHATCTLSGLVALHECLKGFLDPENPFDTQTSLITVNQLLNKVLQYGEVIIGAAKLRPGDTYNIGLSKAGIAIIHSALALDARATEIEWKALVDRRPVQNIMNRDSGKLWESFLEMLWPSQLGHFELAEAMLQATLPLRAIEKFIPKRKEKLKKEHEVFNNRYQQQTAAIGKVLNRMTDFTQLELANLCSSYGKTIQAIVSSLIHGEEAIREAGFELIKAITDEMVRSDAIERMVERHFQPFVQAITNAVETISAYKGEGAPWTHMIPILQCSDFVLNGLCDPSSGQLRRKTLTADERAVVKSWWRSVWRAIDHSFRMMRKWHEMVEKKVMEDFCRDVMELANKLFEQDGVLASALSHQESSETGIPTSDAMKDVLEPPRFYSFSLVDMLQLRDQYLISGIIRIVKQLITRMKQQDMALPPNTLLHLGKMIKDAKRSHGARPEYPTKTNLTDEQRIELLKALGEDAVIEEQFMGIKPGEKEARERALKQSKLDFFKATSKDYKDPLLSLTPTYDKNKSKLEQLKSEIVKPKQPTVLSPAAISAKQASLKEARAREKAEKAKRDAEAIAKARALRAPTKIVAGEGSGLQGIAGAKGKDHAPALKDEIMVGSSSEDEDESDDDDEVIVLKAKKANKTLSEADQRRLELLMAKNRGPVKKVKLMRSAKDMRARLIPPMDTLHLAILEWDIFHEGNDPPNGYRCAEVSNTYNDPVSYKQTFFPLLINEAWRSFVTAKDETTSKQFGIKVLSRMAVDKFVEVTASVPAAVSKDRGLSEGDIVLMSRGEDPLNQPEELHCLSRIWKTTYKKDIVEVVYRLNGRGNPIHQALVPGSEFSVVKITNMTTIEREYAALESLQYYDLMDEVLKAEPSPMLNFGDQAIKGVMDNYQLNLGQAKAILNAKENDGFTLVQGPPGTGKTKTIVAMVGCLLSNSLKGSNGAVSIPRPGLTAKPTTAPARKLLVCAPSNAAVDELVLRLKQGVKTMNGTHHKIEVLRLGRTDAINAGVKDVTLDEQVKARMEAVINSSGPSDREQMHKEAGEIKVKLSELRPQLDAAQAADDHQLMNKLKREYDDLMKRRAHIGARIEADKSSGNTFQREVEIKRRQVQQEILDKAQVLCATLSGSGHEMFKNLNVEFETVIIDEAAQCVELSALIPLKYGCSKCILVGDPKQLPPTVLSQSAARYGYDQSLFVRMQKNHAKDVHLLDMQYRMHPEISRFPSKEFYEGLLQDGADMAGLRLQPWHQSVYLGPYRFFDVKGSQSRGPKNQSLVNEEELKVAMKLYQRFRSDYSNVDARGKIGIITPYKAQLHRLRQRFTDKYGEGITEEIEFNTTDAFQGRECEIIIFSCVRASPTGGIGFMTDIRRMNVGLTRAKSSLWILGDSRALQQGEYWNKLIEDAKERDRYTTGNILAMLDSRGPQLPAAAFKQLGAPPPAPSRPRPTEDVEMPDAPSSNVEMPDVPPANLPYRRPSGPRDDMPPTIQPTVGSTGKKRARDSNDDGRPSKKIQQNANAARHNMNAAPPVMPRAATVKPPIDPSAMEVLGLAPPERAPAAQPPRPQQWGQQPQVANGPGPGQGPRPNGPPNGQGQRPSVPPPGSRGPVPPARKPASDPFIRRKPGPRR, encoded by the exons ATGGAGGGCAATCTCGAACAGACCATCATCGAATGGCACAATGATTTCGAAGACTTCCCACCCGACGCTCACCTGTGCTGCCCGAAATTAAACGACGATGATCTCACCGACTATGAGAACCTCGACTTCCCCGATGAGCCCGACGAGtctggcggcggcgccgtGTCCGtcgaggaaaagaaaaagcgaAACGAGGACTACAAGCATCGCCTCCAGATATCATacaacctcagcctcctgATGGGACTCCCGCCAGAGCGCTCGAGCACATGGCTTCCTAATTGGAAGGAGCGTGTTGAAACATACCTTACACGGTGCGACTCGTGCATACGACGCTGGCACCGAGCACGGGAACCCTTTCTGCAACGCCTCCCCGA ATGCCTGCGCCCTGAGCATATCCGTGTCATGGAAACCCACCTGGACGATTTCGACAGGGGACGCATCGACCGTGGGCTGAAGGAAGCCAGAGATATACTTGAAAGGAATGGTCCGATGACAACAACGAAGTTGGTCCAGCACAGCATCTCGGCAGTCTTGGCTCTCTTTGAGGCACTCTGCAGTTGGAAGTATCTTGCGTTCAAGGATCGCATCCAGGACTTTGACTATGTTTTTGAGAACACCCAGCGTAAGAAGCCCGCCAAACTGCCTGGCGGTTTGCTTCCATCGATGACgtcctttcttttctccgAGTCAAAGTACAAGAGGGACTTTGCCGAGGCCGCTTGGGACCGGCGAGAACCCGAAAGCTTGAAGCAGGACGAGTGGGATTGGGCCGTATCTCCCTGGTTGACAGAGTCAATCCTGTGGGTTTCGATGAGCAGAGGGGGCAACACTCCAGATAAGATACCCAGATTCTGGCGGGGCTTTTCGAAAATACTGCGGCTGTTGGGCGAGAAACAAATTGTGAACTGGCTTCGAGCAATGGAGGTCTCGCCCAATATTTATTTTCTTGCCCTGGAGCACTTGATGACGGATTCAGACGAGGCCCTGTTGTCGGTCTTGCAAGGACTCCAAGGTCTCATGGAAAAGGCACCCAAAGCGTTTTGGGCTGCGTTTGCTCAGCTTTCGCCCAGCACCTTGGTGGAGCAAATCTTCATGAGCCCAGGCTTTCGTCCGCTCCTGAACAATTCGCTTCTGCCCGAGAGGATGGAATCGGGAGGCGACAGTGGCGACAGGGTACCGGCattggctggctggctaATGGCCTTCATTCGTTCACTGCCGCAAATCCAGCGCTCAGATGCATGCGACACTGTTTTGCAGCATCTCCTGAGCACGTTTCGGCAGGATCCGTCGTGCGACCGCTCAGCACATGCCACTTGCACTCTCTCGGGCTTGGTTGCTCTCCACGAATGCTTGAAGGGCTTCTTGGACCCAGAGAACCCATTCGACACACAGACATCCCTCATCACGGTCAATCAGCTGCTGAACAAAGTACTCCAGTATGGTGAAGTCATCATTGGGGCCGCAAAGCTGAGGCCTGGGGACACATACAACATCGGTCTCTCCAAGGCCGGCATAGCCATTATTCACTCAGCTTTGGCCCTTGATGCGCGAGCCACGGAGATCGAATGGAAGGCCCTAGTTGATCGCCGGCCAGTCCAAAATATTATGAATAGGGATTCCGGGAAACTGTGGGAGTCTTTTCTTGAGATGCTCTGGCCCTCTCAGCTCGGCCATTTCGAACTGGCAGAAGCTATGCTACAAGCTACCCTGCCGCTACGTGCCATCGAGAAGTTCATCCCTAAGCGaaaggagaagctcaagaaggaaCACGAGGTATTCAACAATCgatatcaacaacaaacagcTGCTATTGGAAAAGTCCTGAACCGCATGACCGACTTTACGCAGTTAGAGCTAGCAAACCTGTGCTCCAGTTATGGCAAGACGATCCAAGCCATCGTGTCATCGCTCATCCATGGCGAAGAGGCAATTCGCGAAGCTGGCTTTGAGCTGATCAAGGCCATAACTGACGAAATGGTTCGCAGCGATGCCATTGaaaggatggtggagaggcaTTTCCAGCCGTTTGTGCAAGCTATCACCAATGCTGTTGAAACCATCTCGGCGTACAAGGGTGAAGGTGCACCTTGGACTCACATgatccccatcctccagtGCAGCGACTTCGTACTGAATGGCCTTTGCGATCCATCGTCCGGTCAGTTGAGACGCAAGACCCTGACGGCCGATGAGCGGGCCGTCGTCAAgagctggtggagaagtGTTTGGAGGGCCATCGATCACTCGTTtaggatgatgaggaagtgGCACGAGATggtcgagaagaaggtgatggaggaCTTTTGTCGAGATGTCATGGAGCTCGCCAACAAGCTGTTTGAGCAAGATGGTGTTCTTGCCTCTGCTCTAAGCCACCAAGAGAGCAGTGAAACTGGAATCCCGACCTCAGACGCCATGAAGGATGTCCTCGAGCCGCCTCGGTTCTATTCTTTCTCGCTGGTGGACATGCTTCAGCTCCGTGATCAGTACCTTATCTCTGGTATTATCAGGATCGTCAAGCAGCTGATTACCAGAATGAAGCAGCAGGACATGGCACTGCCTCCAAACACCTTGTTACACCTGGGCAAGATGATCAAGGACGCCAAGCGATCACATGGCGCCAGGCCAGAGTATCCTACTAAGACAAATCTGACGGACGAGCAGCGCATTGAACTACTCAAGGCTCTCGGAGAGGATGCCGTGATCGAGGAGCAGTTCATGGGCATCAAACCCGGCGAGAAAGAGGCTAGAGAGCGCGCTCTCAAGCAGAGCAAGCTTGACTTCTTCAAGGCGACCTCCAAGGACTACAAAGATCCTCTGCTCAGCCTCACACCGACGTATGACAAGAACAAGTCgaagctggagcagctgAAGTCCGAGATAGTCAAGCCCAAGCAGCCAACAGTGCTTAGTCCAGCCGCTATTTCTGCAAAGCAGGCCTCTCTCAAGGAGGCGCGAGCTagggagaaggccgagaaggccaagCGTGACGCCGAAGCTATTGCCAAGGCCAGAGCTTTGCGTGCGCCGACAAAGATTGTGGCAGGTGAAGGCTCCGGTTTGCAAGGCATCGCTGGTGCAAAGGGCAAAGACCATGCCCCGGCGTTGAAGGACGAAATCATGGTTGGGTCGTCTtcggaggacgaggacgagtcggatgatgatgatgaggtgattgttctcaaggccaagaaggcgaaCAAGACCTTGAGCGAGGCTGATCAACGTCGTCTTGAGCTCTTGATGGCGAAGAACCGCGGACCTGTGAAGAAGGTCAAGCTCATGCGGTCCGCCAAGGATATGCGTGCTCGTTTGATCCCCCCGATGGACACACTTCACCTTGCGATTCTTGAATGGGATATTTTTCATGAAGGGAATGACCCTCCAAATGGGTATCGCTGTGCGGAAGTCTCCAACACGTACAACGATCCCGTCAGCTACAAACAAACGTTTTTCCCCCTGCTCATCAATGAAGCCTGGCGGTCGTTCGTGACGGCCAAGGATGAAACTACCTCGAAGCAATTTGGGATCAAGGTTTTGAGTCGTATGGCGGTTGACAAGTTTGTCGAGGTCACGGCTTCGGTGCCTGCTGCGGTTTCCAAAGACCGTGGTCTCTCGGAAGGCGACATTGTGTTGATGTCAAGAGGAGAGGATCCCTTGAACCAACCGGAGGAGTTGCATTGTCTTTCTCGTATCTGGAAGACAACCTACAAGAAAGACATCGTCGAGGTTGTCTATCGGTTGAATGGTAGGGGAAATCCAATCCATCAGGCCCTTGTTCCGGGTAGCGAGTTCTCGGTGGTCAAGATCACCAACATGACCACAATCGAGCGCGAATATGCTGCTCTGGAAAGCTTGCAGTACTATGACTTGATGGATGAGGTTCTCAAGGCTGAGCCGTCGCCGATGCTCAACTTTGGCGATCAGGCTATCAAAGGGGTGATGGACAACTACCAACTCAATCTTGGGCAAGCAAAGGCCATCTTGAATGCGAAGGAGAATGATGGGTTTACTTTGGTACAGGGCCCTCCGGGTACGGGCAAGACTAAAACCATTGTCGCCATGGTTGGCTGCCTGTTGTCGAACTCCCTCAAGGGTTCCAATGGTGCCGTCAGCATCCCCCGGCCGGGACTCACGGCAAAACCCACCACAGCCCCGGCCAGGAAGCTGCTTGTCTGTGCCCCCAGTAACGCAGCCGTGGATGAGCTGGTCCTGCGTCTCAAGCAGGGCGTAAAGACAATGAACGGAACCCACCACAAGATCGAGGTGCTGCGTCTCGGTCGAACTGACGCTATCAACGCTGGTGTTAAAGACGTGACCCTGGATGAGCAAGTCAAGGCACGGATGGAAGCGGTGATCAACAGCAGTGGACCCAGCGACCGCGAGCAAATGCACAAGGAAGCTGGCGAGATCAAGGTCAAACTCTCCGAGCTTCGGCCACAGCTTGATGCTGCTCAAGCTGCCGATGATCATCAGTTGATGAACAAGCTGAAGAGAGAGTACGACGACCTGATGAAACGCCGTGCCCATATCGGAGCTCGCATCGAGGCCGATAAGAGCAGTGGAAACACGTTCCAACGTGAGGTCGAGATCAAGCGCCGACAGGTTCAGCAAGAAATTCTCGACAAAGCTCAGGTCTTGTGTGCCACACTGAGCGGTAGCGGCCACGAGATGTTCAAGAATCTCAATGTCGAGTTTGAGACAGTCATCATTGATGAGGCGGCCCAATGTGTGGAGCTTAGTGCACTCATTCCGCTCAAGTATGGCTGCTCAAAATGCATTCTGGTCGGTGATCCCAAGCAGCTGCCGCCTACCGTTCTCTCTCAGTCTGCTGCTAGATACGGCTACGACCAGAGCTTGTTCGTCCGCATGCAAAAGAACCACGCCAAAGATGTCCACCTGCTCGACATGCAGTATCGCATGCACCCCGAAATCAGCAGGTTCCCAAGCAAGGAGTTTTACGAAGGGCTGCTCCAAGACGGCGCCGACATGGCAGGCTTGCGTCTCCAGCCGTGGCACCAGAGCGTCTATCTTGGCCCTTACCGGTTCTTTGATGTCAAGGGTTCGCAATCGCGTGGGCCTAAAAACCAGTCCCTGGTTAACGAGGAAGAGCTCAAGGTTGCTATGAAACTGTACCAGCGCTTCCGCTCTGACTACAGCAACGTCGATGCCAGAGGCAAGATCGGCATCATTACTCCCTACAAGGCTCAGCTTCACAGATTGCGACAGAGGTTCACCGACAAGTATGGTGAGGGCATTACAGAGGAGATCGAGTTCAACACTACCGATGCGTTCCAGGGTCGTGAGTGTGagatcatcatcttctcttGCGTTCGCGCCAGCCCGACTGGTGGTATCGGTTTCATGACTGATATTCGCCGCATGAACGTCGGTCTGACACGTGCCAAGTCATCCCTGTGGATTTTGGGCGACTCCCGGGCGCTTCAGCAGGGTGAATACTGGAATAAGCTCATTGAGGACGCCAAGGAGCGTGACCGGTACACCACCGGTAACATTCTGGCCATGCTGGACAGCCGTGGTCCGCAGTTGCCAGCTGCCGCCTTTAAACAGCTGGGTGCCCCCCCTCCTGCACCATCTCGCCCACGCCCAACCGAAGATGTTGAGATGCCTGATGCGCCTTCTTCTAATGTGGAGATGCCTGATGTGCCTCCAGCCAACCTGCCATATCGTCGCCCAAGCGGTCCTCGTGATGACATGCCGCCCACTATCCAGCCAACGGTTGGATCAACAGGAAAGAAGCGGGCGCGCGATAGTAACGACGACGGCCGCCCGTCCAAAAAG ATTCAACAGAACGCGAATGCGGCGCGTCACAATATGAATGCCGCTCCACCAGTCATGCCGAGAGCAGCCACGGTGAAGCCACCCATCGACCCGTCAGCTATGGAGGTGTTGGGCCTGGCGCCCCCGGAGAGGGCACCTGCGGCTCAACCTCCACGTCCGCAGCAATGGGGTCAGCAGCCTCAGGTGGCGAATGGGCCGGGACCAGGACAGGGCCCGAGACCGAACGGGCCGCCTAATGGACAGGGCCAGAGGCCTAGTGTACCCCCGCCCGGATCTAGG GGACCGGTACCGCCAGCACGCAAGCCAGCGAGCGACCCCTTTATTAGGCGGAAACCAGGGCCAAGACGTTAA
- a CDS encoding hypothetical protein (COG:L; EggNog:ENOG503NZZC), translating into MRTRGAARRAAQAAAAAEGPLVPILQTTGETPTGAEDIATPKRKFEATLAEPSATKTPAKRTRRTKKTAQPIKGGWVLPHGMGLVTQNSAVALDVTEKTSVGSEPEPISEDNSADQLQTDKHPAVPDPEIALTPPTSPSASAQPSTKSPSERAAPRKAAGRKAAPRKAAPKTAARQKRIGYRVTKAQATSKEDSKSETSSQLEVDVKQEVAVETASRITEAETVVGDSETVDENLHVTHQEEIIGRVTRSRTAVTAQTVVKYEEKIPEQTLVVTKKEEVAEEKTSIVATTRKLIIFKGATLKDNLVIKSLGKIVVDASQILNPDYRTQVKRGHNNPYGLTPGYSPYPYRRVPTPEACEEVHRILTEMHGEVKQPDRIPTASLEIAGCGEVPCVLDALLRTLISGNTLMAMADAAIRNLGKDFGIRTEGSGAGSIDWEKVRVSSPQALANSIRISGNGPKKAQHIKLILDKVYEENLERMKQAGTAENTDKDGAPPDLLSLDYMHAMTKDQAMEKFVSFPGIGIKTAACVSLFCLRMPCFAVDTHVHKFCRWLGWTPVKADPDNVFRHGDFMVPDHLKYGLHQLFIRHGQTCFKCRKNTKPGTKDWLGAPDCPLEHLLDRSKDDAKPPAPKKPRKMRKKAEQDEDSEDSVAVKGEEFEDEGTDDEDEEQHGPEQMADEEEKVSKEEMANEEEDEDEEEDEDEEDEENGKIDEDNEDDEEEEEDEGEGEDEGEGEGEGEGEGEDEGEDEDEDEDEGDDGFNQEEEDANVDEGMDRVEEDDGEDADEEENEDQDVDMEDEHEI; encoded by the coding sequence atgcgGACTCGCGGGGCAGCAAGACGAGCTGCCCAAGCTGCGGCAGCGGCCGAAGGCCCTCTTGTTCCAATTCTCCAGACGACCGGAGAAACTCCGACCGGCGCTGAAGACATTGCCACCCCCAAGCGCAAGTTTGAAGCGACGTTGGCTGAACCGTCGGCTACCAAGACTCCCGCGAAACGCACACGTCGGACCAAGAAGACCGCTCAGCCGATCAAAGGTGGTTGGGTTCTTCCCCATGGTATGGGTTTGGTCACGCAGAATTCAGCTGTTGCCCTTGATGTGACCGAGAAGACTTCAGTGGGCAGTGAACCCGAGCCCATTTCTGAAGACAATTCGGCAGATCAACTCCAGACGGACAAACACCCCGCCGTCCCAGATCCCGAGATCGCTTTGacgccaccaacctcaccttccGCGAGTGCTCAGCCTTCAACCAAATCTCCGTCTGAAAGAGCTGCCCCAAGAAAAGCAGCTGGCAGAAAGGCTGCCCCCAGAAAAGCAGCTCCAAAGACTGCAGCCAGACAAAAACGCATTGGCTATCGTGTCACCAAAGCCCAAGCCACTTCAAAAGAAGACAGCAAATCAGAGACATCCAGTCAGCTGGAAGTAGATGTTAAGCAAGAAGTAGCTGTCGAAACTGCCTCAAGGATCACTGAGGCAGAAACTGTTGTCGGTGACTCCGAGACTGTTGATGAGAACCTGCATGTCACACACCAAGAAGAGATCATTGGCCGGGTTACTCGTTCCCGTACTGCTGTCACCGCCCAAACAGTGGTCAAGTACGAGGAAAAGATCCCAGAGCAGACCCTTGTTGTTACCAAAAAGGAGGAAGTCGCTGAGGAAAAGACCAGCATTGTTGCGACTACTCGAaagctcatcatcttcaaagGGGCCACCTTGAAGGACAACCTCGTCATCAAAAGTCTGGGGAAGATTGTGGTGGATGCCTCACAGATTCTGAATCCCGATTACAGAACCCAAGTCAAGCGTGGCCATAACAATCCTTATGGGTTGACGCCCGGTTACAGCCCATATCCCTACAGAAGAGTCCCCACCCCCGAGGCCTGCGAAGAGGTTCACAGGATCCTGACGGAGATGCACGGGGAGGTTAAACAGCCGGACAGAATCCCCACAGCCTCTCTGGAAATTGCTGGTTGCGGTGAGGTACCTTGTGTCCTTGACGCTCTTTTACGCACACTCATCAGCGGCAATACTTTGATGGCCATGGCTGATGCAGCGATCAGAAATTTGGGGAAAGACTTTGGGATTCGTACAGAGGGGAGCGGTGCGGGTAGTATTGACTGGGAGAAGGTGCGGGTTTCATCACCCCAAGCCCTGGCGAACTCGATCAGAATCTCTGGCAATGGCCCCAAGAAAGCTCAACACATCAAGTTAATCCTGGACAAAGTGTATGAGGAGAACCTTGAGCGCATGAAGCAGGCTGGCACTGCCGAAAACACTGACAAGGATGGCGCTCCCCCCGATCTTCTTTCGCTCGACTACATGCACGCCATGACCAAAGACCAAGCGATGGAAAAGTTTGTGAGCTTTCCTGGAATTGGCATCAAGACAGCCGCCTGCGTCTCACTCTTTTGCCTGCGCATGCCGTGCTTTGCTGTCGATACCCATGTTCATAAGTTTTGCCGCTGGCTTGGTTGGACGCCAGTCAAGGCTGACCCTGACAATGTCTTTCGCCACGGAGATTTTATGGTGCCGGACCATTTAAAATACGGGCTACACCAGTTATTTATTCGTCATGGACAGACCTGCTTCAAATGCAGGAAGAACACCAAGCCCGGCACCAAGGACTGGCTTGGGGCCCCCGATTGCCCGCTTGAACATTTGCTTGATCGAAGCAAAGACGATGCTAAGCCACCGGCGCCCAAGAAACCGAGAAAGATGAGAAAGAAAGCAGAACAGGACGAGGATTCGGAAGATTCGGTTGCTGTCAAGGGAGAGGAATTTGAAGATGAAGGCAcagacgatgaagatgaggagcAGCATGGCCCAGAGCAGAtggctgacgaggaggagaaggtcaGCAAAGAGGAGATGGCcaatgaggaggaggatgaagatgaggaggaggatgaagatgaggaggacgaagaaaaCGGGAAGATTGACGAGGAcaatgaggatgatgaggaggaggaggaggatgagggtgagggtgaggatgagggtgagggtgagggtgagggtgagggtgaaggtgaggatgagggtgaggatgaggatgaggatgaggatgagggtgatgatggtttcaatcaagaggaggaggatgctaATGTGGATGAAGGCATGGATCGTGtagaagaagatgacggaGAGGATGctgacgaggaagaaaatGAGGACCAGGACGTTGATATGGAGGATGAGCATGAGATTTAG
- a CDS encoding hypothetical protein (COG:H; EggNog:ENOG503P24E), with protein sequence MKFTIQASSSKCPTDSASEPTPVEYSVVEPTQIQFYDFATRALPASPPLKITDHSASPTKSSSASISPPLSTLPCQQPCLLQVHISVVVTRTKKMAEICNPGSVSQPLVIDDDDGYESLSGIKHELEEGHLLLEEIFDVDDVFEVDEYGNEVNPFEELDQEYRAEGRLEGDLYEVIDLTEDAGDNAATSRPRTATASDEDILQYWTLDDGLLLTPHMTVELRPSVDQEAIEFLRILSIVKITEPQRTFVVLRGWGFRRSRNFQGCLPKKLNEVCLIAKMKTSDKRGWKEQALIDVDPRQVMMLRDLRMTNADFPDYRFNANEYHRLGKEMIKESGPLVCRWRKEEHRHPRTKTACEFAFVRLSEDEVDDRYRVKDAQMVNRWRGGVVPGGSHIPNRDSPGLVLDLEDEGSEQASDLQPGQRYTAADIFAGAGGASRGIERSGCRLLFSLDHWEPAARSLRRNFPGTHIYQKEVTDFVTEDLPPEHSYPDILHLSPPCQFWSPAHTVAGKDDEKNIAVLFSCTDLIKKLRPRVFTVEQTFGLVHDRFRLYFHTFLQGFTSHGYSLRYKILHLNQYGLAQTRRRLVIIGAGPGEKLPPFPPPTHSKTPEVDGLKPVVTPYQALLAIKRIKSGHPMHNLATVHRFDPPKRPWDPSKPVNTITCSGGQNYHWLGERQFTDLEYAVLQGFPRWHQFSDTNVKKQIGNAFAPSVVRVLYEHLICFLRKQDGVAGSNLPPSSSSGDSSPIAIPDSDEERDELQFLGLGGLGTKDQPMKLDDEEVEYLGESARGWSATMTGRWDGGREGVGRRARCEARGYEVDADGWPEYREEDFMELDAGTMQDPVVIDWET encoded by the exons ATGAAGTTCACTATTCAAGCATCCAG CTCCAAGTGCCCTACGGACTCAGCAAGTGAGCCGACCCCTGTTGAGTACTCCGTCGTCGAACCAACCCAGATACAATTCTACGACTTTGCGACTCGAGCACTTCCtgcctcaccacccctcaaaATCACTGACCACTCAGCTTCGCCCACCAAATCCTCATCTGCGTCCATTTCACCACCGCTCAGCACACTGCCCTGCCAGCAGCCTTGCCTTTTACAAGTCCATATCTCTG TTGTTGTTACTCGCACAAAAAAAATGGCCGAAATTTGCAACCCGGGGTCGGTGTCACAGCCACTCGTGattgatgacgacgacggctATGAGTCGTTGTCAGGTATCAAGCatgagcttgaggagggtcatcttcttcttgaagaaATATTCGACGTCGACGATGTTTTCGAAGTCGACGAGTACGGCAACGAGGTCAACCCTTTTGAGGAGTTGGACCAGGAGTACCGGGCCGAGGGCCGACTGGAGGGCGACTTGTACGAGGTAATCGACCTTACCGAAGATGCCGGCGACAACGCGGCAACTTCACGGCCAAGGACGGCGACAGCCAGCGATGAGGACATTCTCCAATACTGGACACTGGATGACGGGCTTCTTCTTACGCCACACATGACGGTGGAGCTCCGACCTTCTGTGGACCAAGAGGCAATCGAGTTTCTCCGTATCCTCTCCATCGTGAAGATTACCGAGCCTCAACGAACTTTCGTCGTGCTCCGCGGCTGGGGCTTCCGCAGGAGCCGGAACTTCCAAGGCTGCCTCCCCAAGAAGCTGAACGAGGTTTGCTTGATCGCCAAGATGAAAACCTCAGACAAGCGGGGTTGGAAGGAGCAAGCCCTCATCGACGTGGATCCCAGGCAGGTGATGATGCTCAGGGATCTCCGGATGACCAATGCCGACTTCCCAGATTACCGGTTCAACGCTAACGAATATCACCGGCTGGGCAaggagatgatcaaggagTCTGGGCCTCTCGTCTGCCGGTGGAGGAAAGAGGAGCACCGCCATCCGAGGACGAAAACCGCCTGCGAGTTCGCCTTTGTCAGGCTaagcgaggatgaggttgatgaccGATACCGAGTGAAGGACGCACAGATGGTGAAtaggtggagagggggcgTTGTCCCTGGTGGCTCACACATCCCCAACAGGGACAGCCCCGGTCTAGTTCTCGACCTCGAGGACGAAGGGTCAGAACAGGCCAGTGATCTCCAGCCCGGGCAGCGCTATACTGCCGCGGATATTTTCGCCGGTGCGGGTGGCGCCTCGCGGGGTATCGAGCGCTCCGGTTGCCGGCTTCTGTTTTCTCTCGACCACTGGGAGCCCGCCGCGAGGTCCCTCCGTCGCAATTTCCCCGGCACGCATATCTACCAAAAAGAGGTAACCGACTTTGTGACCGAAGATCTCCCGCCCGAGCATTCCTACCCggacatcctccacctctcccctccgTGTCAGTTCTGGTCCCCGGCTCACACCGTCGCCGGGAAAGATGACGAGAAGAACATCGCTGTCCTCTTCAGCTGCACCGAcctcatcaagaagcttCGCCCCAGGGTTTTCACGGTGGAGCAAACATTCGGTCTCGTCCACGATCGTTTCCGTCTGTATTTCCACACCTTCCTGCAAGGTTTCACCTCGCACGGGTACTCCCTCAGGTACAAAATCCTCCACCTGAACCAGTACGGCCTCGCCCAAACCCGTCGCCGGCTGGTCATCATCGGTGCTGGGCCAGGCGAGAAGCTTCCCCCGTTTCCTCCCCCTACCCACTCCAAAACACCCGAGGTCGACGGCCTGAAGCCTGTCGTGACCCCCTACCAAGCGTTGTTGGCGATCAAGCGTATCAAAAGCGGCCATCCGATGCACAATCTGGCCACCGTTCATCGGTTTGACCCGCCCAAGCGCCCTTGGGATCCGAGCAAGCCGGTCAACACGATCACCTGCTCTGGCGGCCAGAATTACCActggttgggggagaggcaATTCACTGATCTGGAATATGCTGTGCTGCAGGGGTTTCCACGCTGGCATCAGTTTTCCGACACCAATGTCAAGAAGCAGATCGGCAATGCTTTCGCGCcgtcggtggtgagggtgctaTACGAGCATCTCATCTGCTTTTTGAGGAAGCAGGACGGGGTGGCTGGCAGCAACTTACCTCCTTCGTCCTCGTCGGGTGACAGTTCCCCTATTGCAATCCCAGACTcggacgaggagagggacGAGCTCCAGTttctggggctggggggccTGGGCACAAAGGACCAGCCGATGAagttggatgatgaggaggtggagtACCTGGGGGAGTCCGCGAGGGGGTGGTCAGCAACGATGACTGGACGGTGGGacggagggagggagggggttggcagGCGGGCGAGGTGTGAGGCCCGGGGGTATGAAGTTGATGCGGACGGGTGGCCGGAGTATAGGGAGGAGGACTTTATGGAGTTGGATGCGGGGACGATGCAGGACCCAGTGGTTATTGATTGGGAGACGTGA